The Chryseobacterium shigense genome segment AATGATCCTGATGGCATAATTGTCAAAGACTTCTTCGAAAGAAACGCCCTGTTTAAGCATCTTTCTGTAGATGGAAGAAATTGCTTTTGCACGGCCTTTGATGTTGAAATTTAAACCTTCGTCTTTTAATCTTTCTGAAACTTCGGTTTTAAACTCTTCAATATATCTTTCTCGGTTTTCTTTGGCGGATTCAAGTTTTTCCGTGATCTCGGTATAAACTTCCGGATTATTGTATTTTAATGAAAGATCTTCCAGTTCCGATTTGATATTATACAATCCAAGGCGGTGGGCCATGGGAGCATAAATATAAACGGTTTCCGAAGCAATCTTTTTCTGCTTGTCCGGAGCCATGCTTTCCAGGGTCCTCATATTGTGAAGACGGTCTGCAATTTTGATCAGAATAACCCTGAAATCTTCAGATAATGTCAGTAACAGTTTCCTGTAGTTTTCAGACTGTACGGAAATATTCTGATGATTCATGATGGAGATCTTTGTGAGCCCGTTTACAATATTGGCTATTTTTTCTCCAAAAATCTTTTTGAGATCTTCATAGGTGTAATCTGAGTCTTCTATCACGTCATGCAGCAGGGCACAGGCAATGGAAGTGGCTCCCAGGCCGATCTCTGTTGCTACAATTTTAGCAACGGCAATGGGATGGTAAATATATGGTTCGCCGGATTTTCTTCTTTGATCTTTATGGGCATCCAATGCAATATCGAATGCCTTCCGGATGAGCTTGTTATTTTCCTCGTCCAGAGTTCTGTATGTGTTCGAAATCAGATCCTTATACCGGGCAAGGATCTCTTTATTTTCCTGTTCTAAATCGTAACTCATTTGTGCTAATGCCTATATTTAAACGAAAATACGAAATTTTTTAAACTTTTCAAACATAAAAATCCGCAGAATGTTCTGCGGATTCCGGTTATTAGATTTTGTGTTTCTTGTCAGAATTTCACTTCTGAATCTATGCCACTGCTTGATGCTTTTATTTTCACATCGGGGCTGTTATGAATTTCGGCTCTGTTTCGGGCATCAATAAATCGTTTGATATTATCATAATTTGCATCTCCAATACCCATATTCTCCAATAAATAGGTTTTCAGTACTGAATTTTGGTTGAAAATATTCCGGACGCCATCAGTTTGGTTATTATCTTTTACCACAACACTTGCGAGGTATTGAGAGGTGTCAGAGCCGTTATTAAGATATACGATGTAATCTGAATTTTCAAATCCTGAATTCTCCAGATCGGCTTCTAGTTTTTTGTAATCGCTGTGATGTGCAAATAATCCAGCTAATATATTTGACATAAGCAATAGTTTTAAAATTGTACTTAAAGGTAATAAATATTTTTCAATATTGTTATTGAAAATTTAATAAATTTTGCATTTTAATCATTTGTCTATAATATAATGTTAAAATGTTTGAAAATATCTATTGAACAGGTGTTTGATTTTATTCATGGTATAATATGTGAAATCTGCAGGAAATAAAAAACGGGCTGTAAAGCCCGTTCTATAGTATATATTGAATAAAATATAATTATATTCTTTCATTCTTGATTTCTTCTACAATTTCAGGATTCAGCAATGTAGAAATATCTCCGAAATTACTGAAATCTCCTTCTGCAATTTTTCTCAGGATTCTACGCATAATTTTCCCTGAACGTGTTTTCGGAAGCCCGGAAACAAACTGTATTTTATCCAGCTTGGCAATAGGCCCTATCTGGTCTGAAATAAGCTGATTGATCTCCTTTTTAAGATTGTCTTTGTCGCGGCCTTCTCCTGTTTCTTTTAAGATCACAAAGCCGTATAAAGCATTTCCTTTGATGTCATGAGGATAGCCAACGATGGCAGATTCTGCAACGGCAGGATGCTCATTGATGCTGTCTTCAATAGGGGCGGTTCCCAGGTTATGCCCGGAAACAATAATTACATCATCCACACGGCCTGTAATTCTGTAGTATCCGACTTCGTCTCTCAATGCACCGTCACCTGTGAAGTATTTTCCCGGAAAAGCGCTGAAATACGTTTCCTTATATCTCTGATGATCTCCCCAGATGGTTCTTGCAATTCCCGGCCACGGAAACCGGATGCAAAGATTTCCGGTTACCTGGTTTCCTGTAATTTCATTCCGTTTATCATCCATTAACACAGGCTGAATTCCCGGAAGCGGAAGGGTAGCGTATGTCGGTTTGGTTGGGGTAACAAAAGGGAGAGGAGAGATCATGATTCCTCCGGTTTCCGTTTGCCACCAGGTATCAACAACCGGGCATTTTTTCTTTCCGACATGATCATTGAACCAGTGCCATGCTTCTTCATTGATGGGTTCACCTACAGAACCTATTACTTTCAGCGTGCTCAAATCATGTTTGTCTACCCATTCCGTGCTTTCTTTGGCTAATGAGCGGATGGCAGTAGGAGCCGTGTAGAACTGGGTAATTTTATGCTTTTCGATCACTTCCCAGAAACGGTCCGGCTCAGGGTAAGTAGGTACACCTTCAAAAATAACGGTTGTGGCTCCGTTAAGCAATGGCCCGTATAAAATGTAAGAGTGTCCCGTGATCCAGCCGATATCAGCCGTACACCAGTAAATATCATTTTCTTTATAATTAAATACATTTTTAAAGGTATAAGCCGTGTACACCATGTATCCGGCACAGGTATGGAGCATTCCTTTCGGTTTTCCGGTAGAACCTGAAGTGTACAGGATGAAAAGAGGGTCTTCGGCATCCATAATCACGGTGACGAAATCTGCGGAAGCTTTTTCATACAGATCAGCCATCCAATGGTCTCTGCCTTCTTTCATTTTGATCTCATTGTGTGTCCTTTTTACGACAAGGACAGATTCCACACTTGGTGTTTTTTCCAGGGCTTCGTCTACAATACTTTTCAGGTCCAGAACTTTATTTCCCCTGTAGCTTCCGTCTGAGGTAATGATCATTTTGGCACTGCAGTCGTTAACTCTTGAAGCAACGGCAGAAGCTGAAAACCCTGCAAATATTACGGAATGTACAGCTCCCAATTTTGCACAGGCCAGCATGGTAACTGCCAATTCAGGGATCATAGGGAGGTAGATGCAGACTCTGTCACCTTTTCCAATACCCATTTCACGTAAAACATTGGCTGTTTTATTGACGCGGCTGTACAATTCATTGTAGGAAATATGCTGTGCTTCTTCTTTTGGATCGTTCGGTTCCCAGATGATGGCGGTTTTTTCACCTCTTACGGAAAGATGCCTGTCGATACAGTTTTTGGTGATATTTAATTTGGCATTTTTAAACCATGCAATTTTGGCTTCATTCATATCATACTTAACCACTTTGCTCCATCTTTGGTACCACACAAAGTTTTGGTCGGCTATCTTATCCCAGAATTTTTTTGGGTTTTTAATAGAATTTTTATACTCTTCAAAATAATGTGGAAGATCTTCAATTAAGTAATTTCTCATATCCCTTCGTTTTTTGAAATTTGAATTTTATTAATATTAAATATATGTTTAATTTATAGCTTAAGCCCTATAGTTACTGATTTTTTCCTGGATTTCTTCAATGATTTTTTCATCGTCTATAGTGGATGGAACCTGGAAATCTTTTCCGTCCAGTAATGTTCTGATCAGTTTTCTTAAAATCTTTCCGGAACGGGTTTTAGGTAATCGTTTGACAACCATGACGTTTTTTAAAAAAGCTACAGCGCCAATCTTTTCGCGGACCATCCTGATGATGTCTTTTTCAATGTCATCTTCACTGATTGCTGAACCGTTTTTTAATACAACTGTGGCAAAAGGAACCTGTCCTTTAAGTTCATCATCAATACCTACAACAGCACATTCCGCAACATCCGGATGAGAAGACACAATTTCCTCCATTTCCGAGGTGGAAAGCCTGTGTCCCGCAACATTGATGACATCATCAACTCTTCCTGTAATGAAAATGTAACCGTCTTCATCCTGAATGGCCCCATCTCCTGAAAAATAATATCCATTATACTGTGAAAGATAGCTGTTCTGGAAACGCTCATGATCATTCCAGATTCCCAGAAGGGCTCCGGGAGGAAGCGGAAGCTTGATCACCAGATAACCTTCATGGTGTGGATCTAATTCAAATCCGTTTTCATCAAAGATTTTAATATCATATCCCGGAATTGGTTTTCCGGCGGAAGCTCTTTTAATTTGATAATTATTATCAAAAGTCATTAATCCCAGCATAGGCCATCCGGATTCTGTCTGCCACCAATGGTCGATAGCAGGAATTCCGATATGTTCCGCAAACCAGTCTAAGGTAGCTACATCACATCTTTCGCCGGCCAGAAACTGCTTTTTGAAATGGCTCAGATCATATTTTTTAACCAGCTCTCCGTTTGGATCTTCTTTTTTGATGGCTCTGATGGCTGTAGGAGCGGTGAACATTACGGAAACTTTATATTCAGAGATAATTCTCCAGAATGTTCCGGCGTCAGGTGTCATAATGGGTTTTCCTTCAAAAATGATGGTTGTATTCCTGTTGATAAGCGGCCCGTAAACACTGAAACTGTGGCCTACTGCCCAGCCGAAATCAGATGCAGCCCAGTAAGTTTCTCCAGGATCAACACCATAAATGCATTTCATGGAAAATTTAAGGGCTGTTGCGTAACCTCCGGTATCCCGGGTGATTCCTTTTGGTTTTCCCGTTGTTCCTGATGTGTAAAGTAAATACAGGGGATGAATAGATTCTACCGAAACGCAATCCACAGGTTCTGATTTTTGAACTAATTCTTCATAATCAATAAGTCCTTCAAACATTTCATGCTGATTGTCTACCAGTTTTCGGTTGTAAACAATAATGTGATCCACTTTATCCTGTGCCAGCTCAATGGCTTTTTCAACAAGGGGTAAATAAGGAATTCTTCTTGCTATTTCTACACCAGCTGTAGCAGTAATCAGGGCTTTTGGCTTACAGTCATCTATTCTTACAACGAGTTCATGGGGTGCAAAACCTCCGAAAACCACATTGTGGATCACTCCGATTCTGGCGCAGGCCAGCATTGCAAAGAGGGTTTGCGGAATCATTGGCATGTAAATAATGGCAGTATCACCTTTTTTTAAGCCCAATGAAGAAAGTCCTCCTGCAAATTTCGAGATTTCTTCTTTAGCCTGATTAAACGTGTAGGTTTTCTTCTGACTGGTAACGGGAGAGTCATAAATGATAGCGGTTTGATCACCGAAACCGTCTTCAATATGCTTGTCAATGCACAGGTAGCACATATTGAGCTGTCCGTCTGAATACCACTGTGAATAATCATTTCTATCTTTAGAAAGTATCTGCTGTGGAAATTCAAACCATTGAATTTCTTTGGCCTGTTCTTTCCAGAAATTTTCTCTGTCGTCTATGCTTTGTTTAAAAAGAATATCTGTGTTCATATCAATTTTTGTGTTTCATGTTTTTTAGTGCAGGTGAAGGATTCTGAATGTAAGGCTAAACTTAATTTTCTTAACAGCTTAACAAAATCTTAATAGCTCAGTATTTTTAACCATTACGATTCATTTAAGAATTAAGATTATTAAGAAATTGCTTCACTTCACCCGAAATGACGGATGCATATTTATATCTAATGTCCAATATCTACACTTCTGATGTCTGTTATCTGATATCTGATGTCTGAAATCTTGAATCTCTCATCTACCCAAACATCTCCTCAATCTGCTGTATCAGTTTTTTAATGGAATAGGGTTTTGTTACATAGGCATCAGCGCCCATTTCCAGACCTTTTTCAATATCTCTTGGGTTGTTTTTGGCACTCAGGAAAATGACTTTTGTCTCTTTCAGTTTGTCCTCTTTTTTGATGGCTTCCAGGGTACTGTATCCGTCCAGATTGGGCATCATGATATCCAGAAGGATTACATCAGGAGTCATGGTTTTCAGGAAATCCAGGACTTCCGTTCCGTCTCTTGCGATGTAAACGTCATAACCGTTTTTTTTGAAGCTGTATTCCAGCGACATTAATATTTTGTGTTCGTCATCGGCAATAATGATCTTTCTCATAGATGGTTATTGGTTTTGTTCAACTTCATTTCTTATCTCTTTTGTAATGTTATAAGGAATACTTATTGTGAAAGTTACGCCCAGGCCGCTGTTTTCTGCTTTTATTCTTCCGTTGTGAGCCTGTACAATTTTCCTGGAAATAGCCAGTCCGAGTCCGCTTCCTGTAGGTTTCAGAATATTCTGGTTTTTTGACTGGTAAAATTTATCAAAAATCATATCAAGGTCTTCCTCAGGAATGTGTCTTCCCGTATTAAAAACCGTGATGATCAGGTTTTCTTGTTTTTCAGACAGCTTGATTTGTATGGTTCCCTGGTCATCGGTAAATTTTAAAGCATTTCCGAGGATATTGTGGAAGAGCTGTATCATTCTTGCTTCATCATATTGCAATGTGGTTTGATTCAGAAGGTTAACTTCACTTAAATGGATGTTTTTCTGCTGTATCAGGTGGAGTAGCGGATTTAAAGCTTTTTTGTAGGTTTCAAGGATGTTGTTTTCTCTGATGTGTAAAACAATTTCGCCGTGTTCCAGTTTGTCAAGGTAAAGAATATCGTTGATGATTTCGCTCAGCCTGTCGGATTCCGTAATGATATTGTTTAAAAATTCCTGTTTGATATCTGAAGGAATATCATCATCATCCGCTAAAATTTCTCCTGCCGAACGTATGGCGGTGATCGGGGTTCTCAGTTCATGGGCAACGGAATCCAGGAAATCATCTTTCTGGCGGTCTTTAACGATCAGGTTTTCATTGGCTGTTCTGAGATCATCGGAAAGTTTCTGTAATTCTTCAGACTGTTCTGTCAGCTTTTTATTGAGGGTGATATTTTCTTTGGATTCCTCTAAAATATTTAAAACTTCTTTCAAAGATATTTTATCTTCTTTCGTCACTCCTTCGATGAGGATTTTAGCTGATGCAGTTCCTATTCTTCCTGCCAGAAGGTTTTCTGAGAATTTGATGAACCTTGAATCTGCTGTTTCGGTTTTGGAATCGATGTTATATTTTAAATTGAAAATTCTTAAAGCCTGTTCCGTTTTATTCTTGCCTAAGAATCTTTCCAGGATGTTCTTAATATCTGAAACATAAGCTGTTCCACGCCAGATGAATGCATTTTCATGATTTTGTATGTATTTGTCAATGTCTACATATAATTCCGCAAAGTTTCTTTCACGATAGTTTCCTTTAACGCTCACGGAAATAATGGTAAAAACTGCGGTGTTAACTAAGATAGACCAGAAGAATATCTGCGAAATCCTGCTTAAAAAAGGAATATTGAAAAATGCAAAAGCATCGTACATCTCACGAAGAACTCCTTTAAATTCCTGATTGTATGAGAAATAATACTGTGGAATAATAAGGCCGAAGTAACAGATTGCTAGTCCCACAAGAAGTCCTGCTACAGCGCCTTTGTAACTTCCTCTTCGCCAGAAAATAGCCCCGAAAAAAGAAGGAGCCAGTTGTGCAATGACAACAAATGAGATAAGACCAACGGAATCCAGGGATGTCTTCAGAATAAAATATTTATAGAAAACAAAAGCCATGATGATCAGGGCAAAGATGCTGAACTTCCTGATATTGGTAATGTTTCTGGTGTTCTGTACCTCATTATCAGACTTGAATTTTCCCAATAAGCCGTAAGGAATGATAAGGTTATTGGAAAGCATTATGGATAAGGTGATGGCGGAAATAATAATCATGGAAATGCAGGAACTTAATCCACCCAGAAATACGAAAACCGTGATTAAAGTATTGTCAAAATGCTGCGGAATCAGAATAGAATAGAATTCCGGATTTACCTTATCTCCATCAAAAATGAGTCTTCCTCCCCAGGCAATAGGAAAAATGAATATGGTAAAAATAAGTAAGTAGAGCGGAAAAAACCAGATAGCAGTTCTGATGTGTTTTTCCTGCCTGTTTTCTATAATTGCTGTGTGAAACTGCCTTGGAAGAATACAGATTGCTGTGGCGGAGATCATGCATAAAATCATCCAGTTCATAGCATCCTCAATACCGTTGAAAGTATTTTTCTGCTTAAAATCTTCAAATTTACTTGCCTTTTCATAAATATCTGAAAAACCGTCAAATACAAAATAGATGACGAATATTCCTAAAATAATGATAAAGAAAAGCTTTAAAAAGCTTTCCAGGGCAATGGCGGAAATAATTCCCAGGCGTTTTTCCGAGGCATCTACATATCTTGTTCCGTAATAGGAAGAGAATAAGGCTATTAAAATGACTACAAACGTAGCATTGTCCGTCAGTATATTCTTGGACATTGAAGTTTCTGTGACCAAATGGAAGGTTTCGGAGATTGCCTTGATCTGAAGTCCGATATAAGGAACGATGGCCAGCAGGCATACAATGGTGATTATTGCACTGAAGCTTCTGCTGTTCCCGTATCGTAAGGAAATAAAGTCTGCGAGACTGCTGATCTTATTGATTCTTGAAATCCTTACAATCCGTGTATTGATATAGATCCATGCCGGAATAATCATGATGGGGCCAATGTAAATAGGCAGATAATTCAGTCCGCTTGTAGCTGCAACGCCTATGCTTCCGTAATACGTCCAGGCTGTACAGTATACTGCCAGAGATAATGCGTAAATGTAGGGATTGTTGATCCAGCGCTTGCTTCTCTTCTTCTCTGCTAAATGGGCCACTAAGAATAAAAGAGCGAGATAGATTAAAACAACAACAAATAATGCCAGGCTACTCATCATACTTTTTTACGATTACAAAAGAAATAATGATGGAGATCATCCAGACTGCGAACATATAAACCAGGATCATCGGGTAGCCGAAAACATCTTTCTCACTGTTGAAAAGCAGTGAAACAGGGATGCTGAAAGCTATCATCAGTCCGATGCTCAGGATAATCAGTTTTTGTTCGTGTCTTTTCTTCATAAATGATGAATGATAAAAGATAATTGATGAGTAAATCTGCACCCATCAATTATCATTAATTTATTTTAGATCTTATCGTCCGAATATTCCCCTGTAAGCGAATAGTACCCGAAAATAGCCATTCCGCCAGAGATAATCGGCATCAGCACAAATAAGATAATGATCCCGAATACCAGATCTTCCTGCTTTCCTGAAGTGATCTTTGGAATTCCTAAAACAGTTATTCCGAAATATCCTACCACAAGGGCAACAGCGATCCAGAGTATGCCTAATATTTTTTTTAGTCCGTTCATTTTTAGTAGTTTTAAAATTAGTAAAAAATTAAGTGATTTGGCCTCTGTCTAATCGTGAATATTACTATTCTTATTTTTAAGATAAAACAATCCGATAATCAGGCAGACAGCGGCAACTCCAATAGGATACCATAGTCCCTGAAGATACCATGTCGGGTGCCCTGCATCTTTACCCACTGTTACCAGGTAAGTGGCGACTGCCGGAAGAAGTCCTCCAAATACCCCGTTTCCAATGTGATATGGTAAAGACATGGAGGTATAACGGATTCTTACAGGGAACATTTCCACAAGGAAAGCGGCAATAGGCCCGTAAACCATCGTTACAAACAGTACCTGAATAAATACTAAAAAGACGAGATACCATTTTGTATTATCAGCCAGCTTTACCGTTTGTGAAACTTTAGGCTCTTCTGCTTTTCCATCTTTCATAACAGGTCCGGTTGGCGACCAGTGAACAATACTATCTTTTTTAGTTAAAGTTCCGTCCGTATAAAGAGTTTCTTTATGTAAGGTCACTAAACTGTCTGTAGCAATATCTGCATGGATCTTTGAAGTTCTTTTTTCTGTAATTCCGTTAGCGGCAACTGTTTTACTTTCAAGGTTGACGCTTTTGAACATGCTGTCGTAAATAGGCCTGTACGCTAAAATAGCAACCAGCATTCCCGTCATCATCACAGCTTTTCGTCCTATTTTATCCGATAGCCATCCGAAAAATACGAAGAAAGGTGTTCCTAAGAACAGAGCGGTGGCCATAAGAGAATCAACCTGAGCGGATTCCACATTCATTACCTTTTGAAGGAAGCTCATGGCGTAGAACTGTCCTGTATACCAGATCACCCCTTGTCCCATTGCAGCTCCGAATAAAGCGAGAAGAACGAATTTAAAATTGTATTTGTTACCAAAGCTTTCTTTTAAAGGATTTTTTGAAGTTTTTCCTTCACTTTTAGCCTTTGCAAAAAGCGGGGATTCTTTCATGTTTTTTCTGATGATGTAAGAAACTCCTACCATAAGGATTGAGATCCAGAACGGAACCCTCCAGCCCCAGTTGTCAAATTCCTCTGCCGATAAAGTGGATTTGGTAACCAGAATTACAATTAATGATATGAAAAGTCCTGCCGTTGCGGTAGTTTGTATCCATGAAGTCCAGTAGCCTCTTCTGTGCGGTTGTGCATATTCCGCAACATAAGTGGCTGCACCTCCATATTCACCTCCAAGTGCCAATCCCTGTAATAATCTTAAAATTAAAACTAAAACAGGTGCTAAAAATCCAATTGTTTTGTAGCTTGGAATACATCCGATCAGGAAAGTGGAGAATCCCATAATCAAAAGGGTGACAAGGAATGTGTATTTTCTCCCGATAATATCGCCTAATCTCCCAAAGAATAATGCCCCGAACGGTCTTACTACAAATCCTGCTGCAAAAGTGGCCAGCGTAGATAAAAAAGCTGCGGTAGGATTATCTGCAGGGAAGAATTTGGTAGCTAAAACAATAGCCAGGCTCCCAAAAATATAGAAATCATACCATTCTATCAAAGTACCGAGTGATGAGGCTGTGATCACGCTCCAGATGGTGCGGTTCTTTTGCCTTTCGGTCATATTCTCGTAGTTTTCGTGGTGATTTTCACTCATGTTAATTGGTTTTGATGTTAAAGAATTAAGATATTAAATTCATCCGGGTTTTTAAAGATAAATATGGAACTGTACAATGAATTCTCCTTTTGAAGAAGGACTTTCCGTAGGACTGGTATAAACCGGCCTTGTGGAATATTGTGTGGTGATCTTTGCGTGATGCCCGTCTATGAACCAGTTGGCACCCACGTCAAACTGTGATGAAGGTTTGTCAAATGCTTCAAAGTCTTTATAGGTATATGCTGCAAAAGGCTGTATCCTGATCTTTGGTTTTTCTGTCTCGTTCGGAAGAAGGAAACCAGCCTGTGCATAAACGATATTACCTGTTCCGATCACAGGTTGTAGGTTTCCGGGGCCTGCAATGGCTTTATTTCCGGTAAAATTAGGATCAGAAGCCGCAATATTCATTGTTCCCAGATTTCTTACATAGTTAGGTCCGAAATTATAGTTATAATATCCGGCATAGGCGGAAACTGCCATTTTATGTTTTGCATTTCCCAGGGGAATATCTGCAAAAGCATCTACCGCTACAAGGGTAATATCGTGTTTTTCAATATTTGAATTCACGGAAGTTCTTGTTCCGTCCGCCTGATGATAAAAACCTGCGCCTACATTGAAAACTTTCTTGGTTCCTAAATATGAGCCCACTTTGAAAGGAAGGGTATTCGATTCTTCATCTAAGAATTGGTATTCCACATAACCTGCTTTTGAAAAGCTCGGATTTCCATTATTATCTACAGCTACAGCTCTTGCGGGATCTGTTACATTGACAGGAACCAGGTCAGTTGCAAAAGGTTTGTTTAAACTGAAACGGTATTCCAGTTTGCCGTATTTTCCTTTGGCAAACATTCCCAGCTGTCTCGCAAACTGATCGGAATTGTCAATCAAAGGCCAGGTGAAAATAGGAGAATCCAGGGTAAGGAAATTCAGTGTTGAAGCCATAGTCATACGGGAAAGTCCCATGTAATAATGAAGTCCGGCCCCTAAAGATAAACTGAATTTTCCTGCTTCCCCAGGTAAAATAACCGCGTACTCATTCCATGCATCATGAAAAAATAACTGTGGTTTCTTGCCGTTTCCATAACCTCCCGTA includes the following:
- a CDS encoding AMP-binding protein; amino-acid sequence: MNTDILFKQSIDDRENFWKEQAKEIQWFEFPQQILSKDRNDYSQWYSDGQLNMCYLCIDKHIEDGFGDQTAIIYDSPVTSQKKTYTFNQAKEEISKFAGGLSSLGLKKGDTAIIYMPMIPQTLFAMLACARIGVIHNVVFGGFAPHELVVRIDDCKPKALITATAGVEIARRIPYLPLVEKAIELAQDKVDHIIVYNRKLVDNQHEMFEGLIDYEELVQKSEPVDCVSVESIHPLYLLYTSGTTGKPKGITRDTGGYATALKFSMKCIYGVDPGETYWAASDFGWAVGHSFSVYGPLINRNTTIIFEGKPIMTPDAGTFWRIISEYKVSVMFTAPTAIRAIKKEDPNGELVKKYDLSHFKKQFLAGERCDVATLDWFAEHIGIPAIDHWWQTESGWPMLGLMTFDNNYQIKRASAGKPIPGYDIKIFDENGFELDPHHEGYLVIKLPLPPGALLGIWNDHERFQNSYLSQYNGYYFSGDGAIQDEDGYIFITGRVDDVINVAGHRLSTSEMEEIVSSHPDVAECAVVGIDDELKGQVPFATVVLKNGSAISEDDIEKDIIRMVREKIGAVAFLKNVMVVKRLPKTRSGKILRKLIRTLLDGKDFQVPSTIDDEKIIEEIQEKISNYRA
- a CDS encoding response regulator transcription factor, with translation MRKIIIADDEHKILMSLEYSFKKNGYDVYIARDGTEVLDFLKTMTPDVILLDIMMPNLDGYSTLEAIKKEDKLKETKVIFLSAKNNPRDIEKGLEMGADAYVTKPYSIKKLIQQIEEMFG
- a CDS encoding ATP-binding protein; this encodes MSSLALFVVVLIYLALLFLVAHLAEKKRSKRWINNPYIYALSLAVYCTAWTYYGSIGVAATSGLNYLPIYIGPIMIIPAWIYINTRIVRISRINKISSLADFISLRYGNSRSFSAIITIVCLLAIVPYIGLQIKAISETFHLVTETSMSKNILTDNATFVVILIALFSSYYGTRYVDASEKRLGIISAIALESFLKLFFIIILGIFVIYFVFDGFSDIYEKASKFEDFKQKNTFNGIEDAMNWMILCMISATAICILPRQFHTAIIENRQEKHIRTAIWFFPLYLLIFTIFIFPIAWGGRLIFDGDKVNPEFYSILIPQHFDNTLITVFVFLGGLSSCISMIIISAITLSIMLSNNLIIPYGLLGKFKSDNEVQNTRNITNIRKFSIFALIIMAFVFYKYFILKTSLDSVGLISFVVIAQLAPSFFGAIFWRRGSYKGAVAGLLVGLAICYFGLIIPQYYFSYNQEFKGVLREMYDAFAFFNIPFLSRISQIFFWSILVNTAVFTIISVSVKGNYRERNFAELYVDIDKYIQNHENAFIWRGTAYVSDIKNILERFLGKNKTEQALRIFNLKYNIDSKTETADSRFIKFSENLLAGRIGTASAKILIEGVTKEDKISLKEVLNILEESKENITLNKKLTEQSEELQKLSDDLRTANENLIVKDRQKDDFLDSVAHELRTPITAIRSAGEILADDDDIPSDIKQEFLNNIITESDRLSEIINDILYLDKLEHGEIVLHIRENNILETYKKALNPLLHLIQQKNIHLSEVNLLNQTTLQYDEARMIQLFHNILGNALKFTDDQGTIQIKLSEKQENLIITVFNTGRHIPEEDLDMIFDKFYQSKNQNILKPTGSGLGLAISRKIVQAHNGRIKAENSGLGVTFTISIPYNITKEIRNEVEQNQ
- a CDS encoding DUF6814 family protein, with product MNGLKKILGILWIAVALVVGYFGITVLGIPKITSGKQEDLVFGIIILFVLMPIISGGMAIFGYYSLTGEYSDDKI
- a CDS encoding MFS transporter, which codes for MSENHHENYENMTERQKNRTIWSVITASSLGTLIEWYDFYIFGSLAIVLATKFFPADNPTAAFLSTLATFAAGFVVRPFGALFFGRLGDIIGRKYTFLVTLLIMGFSTFLIGCIPSYKTIGFLAPVLVLILRLLQGLALGGEYGGAATYVAEYAQPHRRGYWTSWIQTTATAGLFISLIVILVTKSTLSAEEFDNWGWRVPFWISILMVGVSYIIRKNMKESPLFAKAKSEGKTSKNPLKESFGNKYNFKFVLLALFGAAMGQGVIWYTGQFYAMSFLQKVMNVESAQVDSLMATALFLGTPFFVFFGWLSDKIGRKAVMMTGMLVAILAYRPIYDSMFKSVNLESKTVAANGITEKRTSKIHADIATDSLVTLHKETLYTDGTLTKKDSIVHWSPTGPVMKDGKAEEPKVSQTVKLADNTKWYLVFLVFIQVLFVTMVYGPIAAFLVEMFPVRIRYTSMSLPYHIGNGVFGGLLPAVATYLVTVGKDAGHPTWYLQGLWYPIGVAAVCLIIGLFYLKNKNSNIHD
- a CDS encoding porin, encoding MKKLLSFIGLALISSSLYSQGSPDYGGGLKLNLNQEGDKYIRFILWDQFWLRNTQMNPGSMVANEPTDNSWSLGNRRLRALVYAQISKRYMILAHFGINNQTFINGGATGTTGTGGYGNGKKPQLFFHDAWNEYAVILPGEAGKFSLSLGAGLHYYMGLSRMTMASTLNFLTLDSPIFTWPLIDNSDQFARQLGMFAKGKYGKLEYRFSLNKPFATDLVPVNVTDPARAVAVDNNGNPSFSKAGYVEYQFLDEESNTLPFKVGSYLGTKKVFNVGAGFYHQADGTRTSVNSNIEKHDITLVAVDAFADIPLGNAKHKMAVSAYAGYYNYNFGPNYVRNLGTMNIAASDPNFTGNKAIAGPGNLQPVIGTGNIVYAQAGFLLPNETEKPKIRIQPFAAYTYKDFEAFDKPSSQFDVGANWFIDGHHAKITTQYSTRPVYTSPTESPSSKGEFIVQFHIYL